A DNA window from Fibrobacterota bacterium contains the following coding sequences:
- a CDS encoding bifunctional (p)ppGpp synthetase/guanosine-3',5'-bis(diphosphate) 3'-pyrophosphohydrolase — YVTRGRGVSIHRSNCPEGMLLMKDQDRIIPVQWKTEAGQIFEVVVEITGKDRPDLLRDITDCFSKSRINVQRASIVTVRDQVRNRFRIQVSDLEQLDKTMVLLRKLKGIASVSRRQSGS, encoded by the coding sequence TACGTGACTCGCGGCCGCGGGGTATCCATCCACCGCTCCAATTGCCCCGAAGGCATGCTGCTCATGAAGGATCAGGACCGCATCATTCCCGTGCAATGGAAGACCGAAGCGGGGCAGATTTTCGAAGTGGTGGTGGAGATCACGGGAAAAGACCGGCCGGATTTGCTGCGCGATATCACGGATTGCTTCTCCAAGTCCCGCATCAACGTACAGCGCGCCTCCATCGTGACGGTGCGGGATCAGGTTCGCAACCGCTTCCGCATCCAGGTCTCCGACCTGGAACAGCTGGACAAGACCATGGTGTTGTTACGAAAACTAAAGGGCATCGCTTCCGTTTCGCGGCGCCAATCGGGGTCTTGA
- a CDS encoding DUF4388 domain-containing protein, producing the protein MIWIWATLAATLAAAVGGFLIWRSTLNKGELAALDISLARHITERFPAVLKHAPDPALKAAKAGAGLQGNLAQTPLHDLLQYLSLGHKSGILEVASGRRTGRIVLKDGRVYKDSYRGKDGMEAMFMMLDLAEGDFEFYEQSLEDSVSFSGLEAVDIIMLWMERKPKKKA; encoded by the coding sequence ATGATTTGGATCTGGGCGACCCTGGCGGCGACCTTGGCCGCCGCCGTGGGCGGCTTCCTCATCTGGCGCAGCACCCTCAATAAAGGGGAGCTGGCAGCGCTGGACATCTCCCTGGCCCGGCATATCACCGAACGGTTCCCGGCCGTACTGAAGCACGCCCCCGATCCCGCCTTGAAGGCGGCCAAGGCTGGCGCTGGCCTGCAGGGGAATCTGGCGCAGACCCCTCTGCATGACCTGCTGCAATACCTATCCTTGGGCCATAAATCGGGGATCCTCGAGGTGGCCAGCGGCCGGCGCACGGGCCGCATCGTGCTCAAGGACGGACGCGTGTACAAGGATTCCTACCGCGGCAAGGACGGGATGGAGGCCATGTTCATGATGCTGGATCTGGCGGAGGGGGATTTCGAGTTCTACGAGCAATCCCTCGAGGACTCCGTCTCTTTCTCGGGCCTGGAAGCGGTGGACATCATCATGCTGTGGATGGAACGCAAACCCAAGAAGAAGGCCTGA
- a CDS encoding elongation factor G yields MRPLDNLRNIGISAHIDSGKTTLTERILFYTGMIHQIHEVKGKDGVGATMDSMDLERERGITIQSAATRVKWTKTPYYLDPKEAGGTHINIIDTPGHVDFTIEVERSLRVLDGAILVLCGVSGVQSQSITVDRQMRRYSVPRVAFINKLDRSGANPYRVTEQLREKLNHNAVMVQIPIGVEDKHAGLVDLLTMKAYTFHGPNGEEIKEVPIPDDLQATAKERRTIMLDALTNFSDELTELILEDKEIPLTMLKDVIRKATIEMKLTPVFMGSAFKNKGVQLLLDGVTDFLPSPYDVSNYALDITTKSEEKIEMYSDATKPFVGYAFKLEEGRFGQLTYLRVYQGRVDKGKPIYNMSTKKKHNVGRLVRMHANEMGEIQSAEAGDIVALFGIDCATGTTFTDGTLEVNMTSMHVPNAVIDLVIEAKNRDHLANLSKALNRFTKEDPTFRVKLDEESGQTIISGMGELHLDVYIERMRREYGVELTTGRPQVAYRETITQRAEFNYSHKKQTGGSGQYARVAGYIEPTQDTVDEEGQTVPAPDYEFVDDIVGGVIPREFIPSCDKGFQACLPNGSIIGFPIVRVRAAINDGNTHPVDSSDIAFQLAARGGFREAYARAKPQILEPIMKLEVSTPTEFQGSVMGQVNQKRGLITGSTEEANFTIINAEVPLSEMFGYATDLRSLTQGKAEFTMEFLKYAPVPKNVGEELIKKYASNAGKRLE; encoded by the coding sequence ATGAGACCTCTCGATAACCTCCGGAATATCGGCATCAGCGCCCACATCGATTCGGGCAAAACCACCCTGACCGAGCGCATCCTGTTCTACACCGGCATGATCCACCAGATCCACGAGGTGAAGGGCAAGGACGGCGTAGGCGCGACCATGGATTCCATGGATCTGGAGCGCGAACGCGGCATCACCATCCAGTCGGCGGCGACCCGCGTGAAGTGGACCAAGACCCCGTACTATCTGGATCCCAAGGAAGCCGGCGGCACCCACATCAATATCATCGACACCCCCGGGCACGTGGATTTCACCATCGAGGTGGAACGCTCCCTGCGCGTGCTGGACGGCGCCATCCTGGTGTTGTGCGGCGTTTCGGGCGTGCAATCGCAGTCGATCACCGTGGATCGCCAGATGCGCCGGTATTCCGTTCCGCGCGTGGCCTTCATCAACAAGTTGGACCGGTCGGGCGCGAACCCGTACCGCGTCACCGAGCAGCTGCGCGAGAAGCTGAACCATAACGCCGTGATGGTGCAGATTCCCATCGGCGTGGAAGACAAGCATGCCGGCCTCGTCGACCTTCTGACCATGAAGGCCTATACCTTCCATGGCCCCAACGGCGAAGAGATCAAGGAAGTACCGATCCCGGACGACCTCCAGGCCACCGCCAAGGAACGCCGCACCATCATGCTGGACGCGCTGACCAACTTCTCCGATGAGCTGACCGAGCTCATCCTCGAGGACAAGGAAATCCCGCTCACCATGCTGAAGGACGTAATCCGCAAGGCCACCATCGAGATGAAGCTGACCCCCGTGTTCATGGGTTCGGCTTTCAAGAACAAGGGCGTTCAGCTCTTGCTCGACGGCGTGACCGATTTCCTGCCGTCGCCTTACGACGTGTCGAATTACGCCTTGGACATCACCACCAAGAGCGAAGAGAAGATCGAGATGTATTCGGACGCGACCAAGCCGTTCGTCGGCTACGCGTTCAAGCTCGAAGAAGGCCGTTTCGGCCAGCTGACCTACCTGCGCGTCTATCAGGGCCGCGTGGACAAGGGCAAGCCCATCTACAACATGTCGACCAAGAAGAAGCATAATGTGGGCCGCCTGGTCCGCATGCATGCCAATGAAATGGGCGAAATCCAGTCGGCGGAAGCCGGCGATATCGTGGCCCTTTTCGGCATCGATTGCGCGACGGGCACGACGTTCACCGATGGCACGTTGGAAGTCAATATGACCTCCATGCACGTGCCGAACGCGGTTATCGACTTGGTGATCGAAGCCAAGAACCGCGATCACTTGGCCAACCTCTCGAAGGCGCTCAACCGCTTCACGAAGGAAGATCCCACCTTCCGCGTGAAGCTGGACGAGGAGTCGGGCCAGACCATCATCTCGGGCATGGGCGAGTTGCATCTCGACGTGTACATCGAGCGCATGCGCCGCGAATACGGCGTGGAGCTTACGACCGGCCGCCCCCAGGTGGCTTATCGCGAGACCATCACCCAGCGCGCCGAGTTCAACTACTCGCATAAGAAGCAGACCGGCGGCTCGGGCCAGTACGCCCGCGTGGCCGGTTATATCGAACCGACCCAAGACACCGTGGACGAGGAAGGCCAGACCGTGCCGGCCCCGGACTACGAGTTCGTGGACGATATCGTGGGCGGCGTGATTCCCCGCGAATTCATCCCGTCTTGCGACAAGGGCTTCCAGGCCTGCTTGCCGAACGGTTCCATCATCGGATTCCCGATCGTGCGCGTGCGCGCGGCCATCAACGACGGCAACACCCATCCGGTGGATTCGTCGGATATCGCTTTCCAGCTGGCGGCCCGCGGCGGTTTCCGCGAGGCCTATGCCCGCGCCAAGCCCCAGATCCTCGAGCCCATCATGAAGCTCGAAGTATCGACGCCAACGGAGTTCCAGGGTTCGGTCATGGGCCAGGTGAACCAGAAGCGCGGCCTCATCACGGGATCCACCGAAGAAGCCAACTTCACCATCATCAACGCCGAAGTGCCGCTCTCCGAAATGTTCGGATACGCCACCGACCTGCGGTCGCTGACCCAGGGCAAGGCCGAGTTCACGATGGAATTCCTGAAATACGCCCCGGTGCCCAAGAACGTGGGCGAGGAGCTGATCAAGAAGTACGCGTCGAACGCCGGCAAGCGGCTGGAGTAA